In Calditrichota bacterium, the genomic stretch AAAAACTGGCTGTGGGTTCGTCCGATGCCTGATTCCTTAAAGCCTCCCCAGGGCGTCTCGGCCATGGCGTGGCTCATGAGATGATCGTTAATCAGAACGGCTCCGGCTTGAATCTGACGGGCCAGGCGTTCCGCTTTCTTCAGATTTTTTGACCAGACAGAAGCCGAAAGCCCCATATTGGAATCATTTGCCAACCGAACGGCTTCCTCCTCTGAACGGACCTTCATTACACCCACGATCGGGCCGAAGCTTTCCTCCTGCATCAGCCGCATCTCATGATTGACATCCACCAGCACGCGAGCCGGAATAAGGTTTTTGTACGACCCGGGATTATTCACTTTCGATTCTGCTGCAATACGTGCCCCCTTTTTCAGGGCATCCTCCAGGTGAAATTGAATGACCTCGATTTGCGATTCCGTTGTCATGCCGCCCATATCCACATTGAAATCGGTGTCGTAGCCCACCCGCAAATGGTCCACTTTTTCTTTCAGGATGGCCAGAAATGCATCGTAAATCTCTTCGTGGACGTACACCCGTTCGATTCCGCCGCAGGTTTGTCCCGCGTTGGAAAATCCCGCCCAGAGCACGCCCATGGCTGCCCGGTAGGGATCGGCATCGGCACAAATTAGCGCCGGGTCGTTTCCACCCAGTTCCAGGCTGACCGGGGTAAGGGTTTCGGCCGCCTTGGCCATGAGCTTTTTGCCCACCGGAACCGAGCCGGTGAAGCACAATTTATCAATCCCATTTTCCAAAAAGGCATCCCCCACTAAACGTCCGGGTAAATTGATGTACTGAAACACACCCTCCGGTAAATCTGCCGATTCGATTGTTTTTTTAAAAGCCATTCCCACCATTTGTGTCTGGGTAGCCATTTTTAACAAAACGGCATTTCCGGCCAAAAGGGCAATAATAACTTCGTGAAAGGGAATGGTGAAGGGGTAATTCCAGGGAGAAATAATACCTACCACGCCGAAGGGGACACGAACCAATTTACTGATTTTATGAAACCAAACGATACTTCCCGGCCAGAGCGTTTCGTCTGCCAGAATTTTGGGAGCATGCTTGCAATAGTAGGAAAGAATCAGCGGGCCGGTCAACACGTCGGCAATCAGGGCATCCAGGCGCACCTTGCCATTGTCCCGCGAAATGATTTCCGCCAATTCTTCCGCGTGCTCAACCATATAATCCCGGATGGGGAGCAGCCGTTTTGCCCGCTCTTTTACGGAAATTCCCGCCCATATTTTTTGCGCCTCCCGGCCTTTGCGAATGGCTTCCCGCACATCGTCAATGGTATTCAAAGGTACCTGTCCGAGAACCTCACCCGTGATCGGATTTCGTGATTCCGTTTTAGTTTCCATTTGTCGAAGCTCCTTTTTTCACCAGAAACTCGCCCTACTATGCAAAATACCCGAAAAAGGGTCCATTCCACTTCAAGTTTTCAGTTTCAATCTGTTTATTTTTGTGTCACGAGTATGCAAAACACAGACAAATAAAACTGGCTCGGCCAAAAACAAAATAATTCTCCCCGTTCGGCCGGGGATTATTTCATTTATTTTTTATTCGTGCGCAATGACAACAAAAGGGTTATCATCGCAAGGAAAGAACGGGCGATCGATCTTCCCGGCCACAGAAAACGCACAAAAAATTCTAAAAATGAATTACTTCCCGTATGCCTTGTCCAATATCTGTTGGTTTTTCAATCCTTCTTCTCCGGGGATTTCAGGTTCCTCATCATTCAAAACCGCCCGGGCGAAGGCTTCCAATTCGGCCCTGTAAAAATCGCCGTTTTCCACGAGCCAGCGCTTTTCGGACAGATCCGGATAAATAAGCGAAAGGGTTGCTGTCCCCAGATTAAAGGAATAGTTACGGAGCTGGAGGGTTCCTTTTGTACCCTGCAGTTCAATCAGTGTTTCATAAAACAGCCGAAATGAGGTTTGAATACTGACGAACCGGCTATTTGAGAATCGCATACCAATCTGGGCATCCATTTCGATTTGCTCATTCGAGAAAGGCGGTTCCAAAAATGCCTGAACATCTTCTACTTCTCCCCCCAGAATAAACCGAATGGTGTCCAGGGCGTGTACGCCAATGTCCATTACGGGACCGCCGCCCGCTACAGCCGGATCGGCAATCCATGTGCGCGGAGACCGTGTGACATCGATGCTGAAATCGCTGCGGGCAAAACGCACCGTGCCAAGTGTGCCATCTTCAAGCAACCTCTTGGCCTCTTGTACCGATTGCGAATAGCGCAACATGTGAGCAATCATCAATTTGACTCCGGCATTTTTGCAAACGGCAATCATTTCTTCGGCTTCAGCAACCGTCATTGCCATAGGCTTTTCACACAAAACGTGTTTGCCAAACCGGGCAGCCAACCGGGTTTGAGGCAGGTGCTGATTGTTGGAAGAAACAATAAAAACCGCCTCTACCTCCGGATTCTTGAGAAGCTCCTCTTCGGAACTGTACGCAAACGGGATTTCGTATTTTTCCGCTTTTTCCCGGGCCGCATCGAGACTCCGTTTTTGAATGGCCACCAAATTCAACGTCTTAGTCCGGCGGATAGCCGGTAGAATTGTTTGTTCGGCAAAATGCCCAAATCCAAGAATACCCATTTTTACTGGTTTCATATTTTGCTCTCCGATTTCTTATGCTCTGTCGTTTTTTCTTTCATTTTAAATAATTAATGACTATATTTTAATTACTTTCACGGAGACATTCAATAAAAATCTTCATACGATACGGTACCCAATTGTCATGTTTAATAAACTCACAAAATTCATTGTTAAGAAGGTAATCAAGAATTACCATCAGTCGGATAACGATGACGTCCGAAGCCGTTACGGATTTCTGGAAGCCTGGACCAGCATCTGGCTCAATTTCTTTATTTTCATCGTCAAGGTAGTATTTGGTTTCATGACACAAAGTATTGCCCTGATTGCAGATGCCTTTCATACGCTGTCCGATATCAGCACCTCCATTATTATCCTCATTGGATTTCGAATTTCACGAAAGCCCCCTGATAAAGAACATCCCTTCGGCCATGGGCGGATGGAAGCGATTGCCACCCTGATTATTGCCACCCTTTTGCTTGTAACCGGGATCGAGCTTGGAAAATCGGCGTTTATGCGCATCCTGCATCCACGTCCCATCCATGCCAGTTGGATTGTGATCGGCATCATCTTTATTACCGTTCTCTTAAAAGAGGCGCTTGCTCAATTCTCCAGACAATTGGGGAAAATGATCCAATCAGGGGCATTGGAAGCCGATTACTGGCATCATCACACCGACGCCATCGCGGCCATTCTGGTGATCATTGCCATGGTTCTTGGAAAATTTAATTTTCCCTACCTCGATGGGTATGCCGGTGTCCTCGTTTCAATAATCATTATTTTTATGGGATTTAGAATTGCCAAGCAGTCATCCGATTGCCTGCTGGGTGCATCTCCCGACCCGGAAATTATTTCAAAGATCAAAAAAATTGTTCAATCATTTAATGAAGTACTCAATGTTTACGACATTGTGGTGCACCAGTACGGACAGATGAAAATCGCAACCCTCCATATTGAAATTTCCGATGCCTACTCTCTTCAGCAAGCGCATGAACTTGTTGAAAAAATTGAAGACGAGGTTAAAAAACAGCTGAATATTCCGCTTTCAATTCATACCGACCCGATCAATCTCAGAGACAAACACATTCAAGCAGTACGCGACTTTTTGGATGCGTATATTCGGTCTCATGATCTGATTCTTTCCTACAATGATATTTGGATCAAAAACACGAATAATGAGAAGCATCTCATTTTTGACATCGTTCTTCGAACTCCCCTTCAGGAAGAAAAAATTGAGGCTTTGAAATCCGACCTCAAAAAGATTATCAGCGAAAAATTTCCTTCTATTGCAAGCATTACGATCAATATTGACCCCACCTACATGTTTCGGTAGAGATTGTCGATTTATTTGTGAGACGGCCCTTCTTACGGTTTTAAATAGTGAGTAAACCATTTTAGTGCGCGGCGATAGACATCCACCCGATGGTTGGGCTCACGGGAAATACCGTGCCCTTCCCGCGGATAAACCACAAATTCCACGGGACGCTTCAGAATACGGAGCGCCTGGTACATCTCCTTGGAATTGCTGATAAACGTCATTTGATCCTTTTTACCGTGTAAAATAAGTACCGGCGTGTGGATATGGGTAACATAAAACGCCGGCGAATGTTTGAGGTACGGCTGGAGATCTTCCCAGTAATAGGCGCCAAAATACATTTTCTCCCAGCTGGGCTGGATCGAATTGCTCCAATCGGTTAGAAGGCTGAAAATTCCAAACATGGAAACGGCCGCCTTAAATCGCCGGGTTTGGGAAATGATCCAATTGGTCATGTACCCGCCGTAACTCCCGCCGATGACTCCCATCCGCGTACTGTCCGCTACTCCCATCTGAATAACATGGTCCACACCCCGCATAATGTCGCGGTAGTCCCCACCGCCCAGATCGTACCGATTCGCCTGACCAAATTTATCCCCGTATCCCTCGCTTCCCCGGGGGTTGGGCGCCAATACGGCAAATCCATGATTGGCCCAGAGTTGAAACTGATAATACTGCCGAAATCGATTTTGAAACCGTCCGTACGGGCCGCCGTGAACCGCTACAGGGGAACGGGGGTTTCCGGCTGATATCCAACCGGTGTTACCAGAAGTCCCTCAATTGTCCACTTGTCGCTTTTCCACTGAATGATCTTTTGATCACCCAGCGAAAAATTTTTTAATTGATCGGAAAAACCGGACAGTCGAAAAGTTTTCTTGCCGTTGTCATAGGTAATCTCCGGCAGGGTGCGTTTATTTTCTACAAGATAAGCCCGGTATTTGCCATTTCCGGATATGTGAAAATCCGAGAAACAATCAGGGCCTGTCAGGTCAGGACACCTTCAATGGCACCGGAAGCCACTTCTACCGAAAAAATATTGGACGCCGTGCGTACGGCTCCTTCAAAATAAATCTTCTTTCCGCGCGGACCCCATTTAAAATCGCTCACCGCATAATCAAAATCAGCGGTCAGATTCCTCGGTACGCCCCCTTTCACCGAGAGAAGAGACACATCCGTTTGAGCAAATTCAATGTCGGGGACCGTTTGACTGATGTACGCGATGAACTTCCCGTCCGGTGAAAAAGACGGCTGGGTTTCGGGACCTGGAAAATCCGTAAAGGGACTCATCTCCTTTGATTGGATATTCAAGAGAAAAATATCGTACTTTTGCGCATCGTTTTCGGACCCGGTGTAATTGGTTGTAAAGGCCAGGGTTTTTCCGTCCGGTGAAAAGGCGAGATAATTGAGACCCGGATCAATCGTTGCCACTTTACGGGATGATTTATCCGTGACTGAGACCAACCAGATTTCATTCGGCTGCCCGGGTTTTCCGACTACTTCGGCATCGAATCCCCGGGAACGTTGTTCCTTTTGAAGCCGCCGTACACTGTCCGGCAGGGCTTTTTTGACAATGAAGGCAATAGATTTCCCATCCGGTGCCCAGCGAAAAAACTGCACATTCTCCGAGGCATCCGTCAATCGCCAGGGGTCACCGCGCTCGGGCAGGATCCAGATTTGGGTGCGATTGGAGAAGCGTTTACCCTCCTTAATGTAGCTGCGATCGGAAAGAAAAGCAATGAGTTTTCCGTTCGGGGAAAACCGGGGCGACCGATTCCGGTCGGTGCCAAATGTGAGCTTTTCGATGTGGCCTTTTTGTGTGGATACCCGCCAGATATTTCGGAAATAACGGCTTTTCTCAAAATCGGTTTCGCGAATGGTAAAGGCCACAACGGAGCCGTCACGGGAAAGGTTCAGTTCCGAAGGATATTTCAAGCCGATCAGGTTTTGAATGGTTGGGACTGCAGACACAGCCGGTAAGGTACCAGCCACTAAAAAGACAAAAAGAAGAAATCGTCGGACATATTTCATCGGGAACCTCATTAATTGGGTGGCTTAAACGCAGATTCGGAAACTGTAAACTTACTAATGAATCTGCTTGAAAAAGGCGTTACCCGCTCATTTCACGAATTTTCACGACTTGATTTTAGCGAAATTAAATCCGCAGCGCGTATGTCATTTTTGGTCCAAGAACAAACTCACTCTTGGAAACTGTTTTTCTCCGAGGTTCTCCGTGTCACTTTTTTTCCGGGTTACACATACCCATGTTCCTTGAACCAGTCAATTGTATCTCCAATGGCAACGGAGAGGGGGCCGGGAGAAAAATTCAGTTCCTTCCGGGCCTTTTCGGAATCCAAATGCACACCGTATTTAATAAGATCAAGACTAACCAGCGGCAACGCGGGTGCTTTCCGATGCAGGATGAACCGGTCGGTTATTTCCGAAAGATACGCCGCCGGATAAGCCAAAGAAAATGGAATTCTAATCCTGGGCCGGGGTACATGGGCAATTTGTGCCACCATGTCCAGGAAATCGCGTGTGCTGGTGTTCCAATTTCCCAGCACAAACCGTTCTCCGGAATCTGCTTTTTCAGCCGCCGTTATTTCGGCTCGTGCCACATCCCGCACATCCACCCAGCTCATGTGTCCGTCCACGTAAGCCGGCATTTTCTTGTGCAGCATTTCCAGAACCACTCGGCCGGTTGTCGGCTTGACATCGTACGGACCAATTATTCCACCGGGAATGACAATGACCGCCTCTCCCTTTTTTTCAGCCCACGTTTCGATTTTTTGCTCCATCAGCACTTTAATCCGATGGTAGGTACTCTTGGCTCGATCGAGTGAAAGCCGGTCGTCCTCAGTGGAAGGAACATCGGGATTTTCACGGGGGGCAATTGTCCCCACACTGGACGTGTAAATCAAGCGGTGCACGCCGGCCGTTTCGAGAGCGGATAAAACATTTTCCGTTTGCAAAAGGGCGTCCTGAATTTGCCTTTTTCTTCCAAGCGAAAAAACGGGATAATACCCGGCGGTGTGAAAAACCACATCGCAGCCGGCCATGGCCGATACCAGAGAGGCGTGATCGTTCAGATCTCCGACCGCTATTTCAATTTTGTCTTCCGGGAGGAAATGCAGGGGAGTTTGGGGACGTTTGAAAATGCGCACCTCCCACTTCTGTTCCAGTAATTCAAAAACCAGATGGTGCCCCAAAAATCCGGTTGCACCTAAAACAAGGGCTTTCATAGGGATCCTTTATAATGAATGGGACAGGATAAAGAACTCAGGTTCACCCTGTCCAAAAATTAACCGGCATTGAGATCGAATTCCTTAAAACCAAACCACATTCCCATTCCCATAATGGAATCAATTTCCGCCTGAATAAGCTGATAATGACTGTCTTCCATTTCCACCAACCGCTGAGCAATTCGCTTCACCTCAGGATCATCCGTTTTATCCCGAATGGCTTCGTAAAGTTTGATGGAATCGCGTTCCAGATCCACAGCCACACGGAGGGCAGATAATTGATCCTGTCCCTCGGTGCCTTTGGTCTGTACATCCTTATCCCGCAGTTTGGGAATGACCGTCTCGATCACCGAATGATCAACTTTGACGTCCTGCAGAGATTCATCCTTTTCTATTTTTTGAAGGATACCTTCCAGCAGATTCATGTGATCAAATTCATCATTCGCCAGAACAATAAACATATTCTTTCCCGCCAGATCCTGCGTTTGGCGGGCATAGCGCAAATACGTTTCCAGTCCATTCTTTTCCAGTTGAATCGCATTTTTCAGAAGTGCGTAGACCTCTTCTTTCATGTGTCGTTCCCTCTATTTTTCCTGTTTTTTCTTTTTTTCGACGGTATGAGAACTGTGCCCGGGATAAACCCTTGCCTTGGGTTCAATAAAGTGCTTCGCATTGTTGACGGCAACAGCC encodes the following:
- a CDS encoding aldehyde dehydrogenase family protein, yielding METKTESRNPITGEVLGQVPLNTIDDVREAIRKGREAQKIWAGISVKERAKRLLPIRDYMVEHAEELAEIISRDNGKVRLDALIADVLTGPLILSYYCKHAPKILADETLWPGSIVWFHKISKLVRVPFGVVGIISPWNYPFTIPFHEVIIALLAGNAVLLKMATQTQMVGMAFKKTIESADLPEGVFQYINLPGRLVGDAFLENGIDKLCFTGSVPVGKKLMAKAAETLTPVSLELGGNDPALICADADPYRAAMGVLWAGFSNAGQTCGGIERVYVHEEIYDAFLAILKEKVDHLRVGYDTDFNVDMGGMTTESQIEVIQFHLEDALKKGARIAAESKVNNPGSYKNLIPARVLVDVNHEMRLMQEESFGPIVGVMKVRSEEEAVRLANDSNMGLSASVWSKNLKKAERLARQIQAGAVLINDHLMSHAMAETPWGGFKESGIGRTHSQFFFYEVTEPQVIVKDWLSFAKRDMWWHPYSKPLYDRILGTLHFLYGKGIRKRTNGLLKMLPLIWRMFTKNGKK
- a CDS encoding Gfo/Idh/MocA family oxidoreductase, coding for MKPVKMGILGFGHFAEQTILPAIRRTKTLNLVAIQKRSLDAAREKAEKYEIPFAYSSEEELLKNPEVEAVFIVSSNNQHLPQTRLAARFGKHVLCEKPMAMTVAEAEEMIAVCKNAGVKLMIAHMLRYSQSVQEAKRLLEDGTLGTVRFARSDFSIDVTRSPRTWIADPAVAGGGPVMDIGVHALDTIRFILGGEVEDVQAFLEPPFSNEQIEMDAQIGMRFSNSRFVSIQTSFRLFYETLIELQGTKGTLQLRNYSFNLGTATLSLIYPDLSEKRWLVENGDFYRAELEAFARAVLNDEEPEIPGEEGLKNQQILDKAYGK
- a CDS encoding cation transporter, whose translation is MFNKLTKFIVKKVIKNYHQSDNDDVRSRYGFLEAWTSIWLNFFIFIVKVVFGFMTQSIALIADAFHTLSDISTSIIILIGFRISRKPPDKEHPFGHGRMEAIATLIIATLLLVTGIELGKSAFMRILHPRPIHASWIVIGIIFITVLLKEALAQFSRQLGKMIQSGALEADYWHHHTDAIAAILVIIAMVLGKFNFPYLDGYAGVLVSIIIIFMGFRIAKQSSDCLLGASPDPEIISKIKKIVQSFNEVLNVYDIVVHQYGQMKIATLHIEISDAYSLQQAHELVEKIEDEVKKQLNIPLSIHTDPINLRDKHIQAVRDFLDAYIRSHDLILSYNDIWIKNTNNEKHLIFDIVLRTPLQEEKIEALKSDLKKIISEKFPSIASITINIDPTYMFR
- a CDS encoding S9 family peptidase, producing the protein MAPNPRGSEGYGDKFGQANRYDLGGGDYRDIMRGVDHVIQMGVADSTRMGVIGGSYGGYMTNWIISQTRRFKAAVSMFGIFSLLTDWSNSIQPSWEKMYFGAYYWEDLQPYLKHSPAFYVTHIHTPVLILHGKKDQMTFISNSKEMYQALRILKRPVEFVVYPREGHGISREPNHRVDVYRRALKWFTHYLKP
- a CDS encoding NAD-dependent epimerase/dehydratase family protein — encoded protein: MKALVLGATGFLGHHLVFELLEQKWEVRIFKRPQTPLHFLPEDKIEIAVGDLNDHASLVSAMAGCDVVFHTAGYYPVFSLGRKRQIQDALLQTENVLSALETAGVHRLIYTSSVGTIAPRENPDVPSTEDDRLSLDRAKSTYHRIKVLMEQKIETWAEKKGEAVIVIPGGIIGPYDVKPTTGRVVLEMLHKKMPAYVDGHMSWVDVRDVARAEITAAEKADSGERFVLGNWNTSTRDFLDMVAQIAHVPRPRIRIPFSLAYPAAYLSEITDRFILHRKAPALPLVSLDLIKYGVHLDSEKARKELNFSPGPLSVAIGDTIDWFKEHGYV
- a CDS encoding ferritin family protein, whose protein sequence is MKEEVYALLKNAIQLEKNGLETYLRYARQTQDLAGKNMFIVLANDEFDHMNLLEGILQKIEKDESLQDVKVDHSVIETVIPKLRDKDVQTKGTEGQDQLSALRVAVDLERDSIKLYEAIRDKTDDPEVKRIAQRLVEMEDSHYQLIQAEIDSIMGMGMWFGFKEFDLNAG